A single region of the Desulfovibrio sp. JC010 genome encodes:
- a CDS encoding lysylphosphatidylglycerol synthase transmembrane domain-containing protein, which translates to MTFPEPATSRRKALVINVFKVLLAGGLLFWLVKSGGIRLEYLTVDTESLPLLIAACVLIAFGMGVAAFRYMELLKGAGLSIFLKDSFRISAIMYFFIQCVLGAASGDVARYFYTVRITGQGAKIGAAIIVDRIIGLMSLLSISSLGVIINWSQLEHSSELKIIVQPVLVLFGLVWLGLLIGFPLLMHLGVSESGQSRFFRGSKLGEKIGEVVTALLLYRNSVMTVLRIAGLTALQQLAFIFSIYLLSRIQNLPQSPDFNEIFIATPLSFLAGIIPAPAAGLGVNEAAFETLLFLVSSGTVTAGASIYLMYRIWTTLFSLSGLFFLMRSKK; encoded by the coding sequence TTGACTTTTCCAGAACCTGCAACAAGTCGCCGCAAGGCTCTTGTAATCAACGTATTTAAAGTCCTCCTCGCCGGGGGACTTCTTTTCTGGCTGGTTAAGTCCGGGGGAATCCGCCTTGAATATCTGACGGTGGATACTGAATCCCTCCCGCTTCTTATTGCGGCCTGTGTGCTTATCGCCTTTGGGATGGGGGTGGCTGCTTTTCGTTATATGGAGTTGCTGAAAGGGGCCGGATTGTCCATTTTTCTGAAGGACAGTTTCAGGATTTCGGCCATAATGTATTTTTTTATTCAATGCGTGCTGGGAGCCGCCAGCGGCGATGTGGCCCGCTATTTTTACACCGTCCGTATTACCGGTCAGGGCGCGAAAATCGGGGCGGCCATTATTGTGGACCGTATTATCGGTCTTATGAGCTTGCTTTCCATCAGCAGTCTGGGGGTAATTATTAACTGGTCGCAGCTGGAACATTCATCTGAATTAAAGATAATTGTTCAACCTGTGCTGGTCCTGTTCGGTCTGGTCTGGCTGGGTTTGCTGATCGGGTTTCCGCTGTTGATGCATCTGGGTGTTTCCGAATCCGGACAGAGCAGATTTTTCAGGGGTTCGAAACTTGGCGAAAAGATCGGGGAGGTTGTCACTGCTCTGCTGCTCTACCGCAATTCAGTCATGACTGTTTTGCGGATCGCAGGATTGACGGCCTTGCAGCAACTTGCTTTTATTTTTTCTATTTACCTGCTTTCCCGGATTCAGAACCTGCCGCAGTCTCCGGATTTTAATGAAATATTTATTGCCACCCCCCTTTCTTTTCTGGCCGGGATCATCCCTGCCCCTGCTGCCGGGCTGGGGGTCAATGAAGCGGCCTTTGAGACCCTGCTTTTTCTGGTTTCAAGCGGAACTGTTACCGCCGGGGCATCTATCTATCTCATGTATAGAATCTGGACCACCCTGTTCAGCCTGAGCGGGTTGTTTTTTCTCATGCGTTCAAAAAAATAA